In Corylus avellana chromosome ca8, CavTom2PMs-1.0, the genomic stretch TGGCTACAAAAGAATGCATAGAAACTGAGTTTGATCTTCTGTCATATTCACACTTTAGGGTTAAGACATGGGATCCTAATCTTTATGATATTTCATTGCTATTGCCGAgtactcattgtcttgttgaaaaacaaagtgatcgaaattttatttcataaattCTCTTCATATAGAAAAGTTAAAATTCTTGATTTGGTTCATGCTTATGTTTGCACTATGAAAATTAAAATCGTTAGTATTGAACTTTattatatgtgatttttattgatgaccatTATAGTAAAGTGTGAGCATTTCTTTTGAAAACTAAAGATCATATGCTGGTTGTGAGCACTTAATTGAGAGTGTTTAGTTTTAGGGCATTTGTCCATATTCCTAAATATGAGAGATCCAAGCTTGATTACAAAGTAGCTAAACAATGTATTTTCTTCAGTTATACACATGAGCAAATCGGTTACAAGTTGTGGGATCTAGCTAGTTAATAAGAGAATTTAAAGGAACAAAGAAGTTTTCTTAgaagatcaaaccattgaagacttaGACTAGATTAAGAAGCCAATGTCCTTCAGTGACTTGGGTTTAACTTTTCCTCCTTTTGTGATGCATGAGGAACACAGAGGAGATATACAAGAATAGCATATTGATATACGATGGAATAATTTGAAAGAATCTAACAATTTGATTGGTTTAAACGTGCCATTAGCCCGCACAATCAtgatattgaagaaaaaattagtaATGGCATCATACGTCTTGGAATTACAAATGTACATATTGGTTTAGTGGCTACAAAAGACCTAGAATCCTAATTGTTATGTTAATgtcatttttcaagttttgtcaactaatgaaaaaaaaaaacttcattacTTTAAAGGAAAAGTTCACTTATCCCTCTTGAAATATAAGTGCTTTTGCAATAATGCCCGAgaagttcaaaaatttgcaatgtcataCACACACATTAGGATTAAGACCTAGAATTCTAATTGTTATGATATCTCATTGCTACATGGTTAATGTCTTTCTTTAAGTTTTGTCGActagtgaaaaaaagaaaagaaaacttcattattttaagggaaaactttacttatcaCTCCCAAAATATaagtacttttaaaataatGCCTTCGAAGTTTACAAATTTCCAAGCTTGATAAAAAATTAGGCAATTAGCTAAGCAATGCATCTTCTTTAATACACATGAGCAACTCACTTACAGATGTGGGATACAGTTAACaagaaaatttaaagaaacaaagatGTTTTCTTGGAAAATCAAACCATTGAAAACTTAGATTAGATTAAAAGGCCAATGTCCTTCAGTGACATGGGTTCAACTTTTCCTCCCTTTGTGATGCATGAGGAACACATAAGAGATATACAAGAATCAAATTGATACACGATGGAATAATTAGAAAGAATCTAAcaatttgattgatttgaatGCGGCATTATCAAAAAAATGCACCCAATCATGATATTCGAGAAAAAATCAGCAATGGCATCATACGTCGTGCAATTACAAATGTACATGTTGGTTTAGTGGTTACAAAAGAATGCGTAGAAACTAGGTTTGATCTTATGTCATGCTCACACATTAGGATTAAGACCTAGAATCCTAATTGTTATGATATCTCATTGTTGCATGCATGGTTAATGTTATTCTTCAAGTTTTGTCGACTAACgaaaaaataactttattttaggataaaacttcacttatccttCTCGAAATATAAGTGATTTTGCAATAATGTCCTAgaagttcaaaaatttgcaatgtcggTATCTCAagaatttttcccttttaatttcaccaatttttgtttaaataccCCTTTAAAAAACCGAACAAAATTTCACCCACATAGCCATGGATCACCAAACCCCTTAGgaattttgaggtttttttcttctttttttttcttgggatATCCACATTGCAAATTTTAGAGCTTCGAAAGAATGATTGCGAAAGCGCCAttacaaagagaagaaaaaagaaaatgtttcttTTATGACCCTAAGCTTAGCTTAATCTGCGGGATTTGAGGTCACTAGCGCTAATATGCACCGAAGCTAGAATGCGCTcgatattaattattattgccAAGAAAGTATAATTTGGAATTGGTGGTAAGGAAAAATTAGAACGGCCCAAGAGACCACAAATTCATCAATCTGAACGAAATTCAgccataaaatattaaatatcacATCTTGGAGAGCCCATTGAAGAAGGCTGACATTCTAGAAGCAGTCTTTTGATAAATTAGAGAGGCCCAAATTCCACACGGTTTCTATTAATTTTACCCTTTTATGGGCTTTACTAATCTGGCCCGCCATTCAACCTCATACGCTGAACAAGtttccaaactatcaaaatgtcAACCAAATTAGAAACATCCATTCCTTTGGCTATTTCTTCTAACTTCTTCTATCATTGTTGATtaatatcaattatatataatatatgatgaGAAGAAGTCCACCaattaaaatgttttacatGCTAATGTGCAACTAAGcgcttaaaatattttccatatttggtgcaaccaaaaataatagtcaactcGAACTAGAAAAGATGGCATATGTACAGACAATATGTCCAGAATTAGCCGCTTCAATGGAACCTTTTATTTTGATCAGAGAAGAAATTACcgaatttccttttctttctttttttttctttttcttttttgccattttcttcttcaaatgaGAGAAATGCAAATATATGGATGGGCAAGGAAATTTTATTACAGTATCTACAGGGAAAAACGACACCGAGTTAAGTTTGGAGAAACACGACAGCAGAAAAACCAGCAGTGTCTTGATGGAACTCTAACAGTCCATCTAATAAACACTACATCAAGAAAAATGTGTCGTTGAGCTAGTTTGTGgaagaatattttttatttttatgtaaattaaAACTAAGATTGTATACAAACTGCATCTGTGAATTTAAGAGAAGGAGAATAGTTTCCCCCCAATGTTTCTTGGCTTACCATCTTCTTGCTGGTGTTATGCCGTCCTCCCTCCATGACCTAAGTTTATATTAGCTTGTGAATTTGTTTCCTTCCTGCTTCACATGgagaaagataaataaaaaagagttcATTGACATTAAGAGAAGCTACTTTTTATTCAGCATTTGTATCTTCAGCGGCTTTCTTGTATTCTGGCTTAAGCTCGTAAGTTCCTTGGTTGGTTCCTCTTTTATTGTACACACACAGCTCGTTCAGTATCTCCTTCAAGAATTGCTGCAAAGAAAGGGTAAAAAAATCCAACATTCAGACACGGAATATCAAGTCAAAGTAACAAACAGCATAACGTAACCGTCACCCAGAATAGCGggtgtaaaagaaaattatgttaTGTAGcttaaaaaaaggtaataatCGTAAATTTTACCAAATTCATAGGAATCAGATGATTCTATGTTATACAGGGAATTATTATAAACCCTTTTAAGCAAATAACAGACCATCAAGTGATTCTTAACTTGTGACCTACGCTTAAAACAAAGAGGAAGGTGTTTCATCCTAGACATCAAGTCAAGCAATAAAATGAAGAGCGCACCAACAAAGGACAattataaataagaaaagtaATCAAAAGACATACCGCAGGTTGATCTGTCTCTTGGACAAGCTGCTTTAAGGCCCAATTTGGTTGTCTTTCAAATAGTTTGAACATTATATCCTCCAGTTCCCCACGATCCCTTCTAGTTCTTTTCATGTCTGATTGCTTAACTGGTGCTGTTTTCTTCTTATCCTGTCATAGATCATTGACAATGAATATTAGGTGATTTTTCTTCCAAGCATACAGCTCTGCTTACTTTAGGCAGAGgactaaatttacatttttgGTAAGGATAAGCAATTgtgtatatatgtgtttgtgcttTTGCAAGCCATAACGGTAGATAAGCTGAATAATGCCCGAAAGCCAGCACTATGGAccgatttttttcttctcatcttgAAGCATTAACAGAGGATTCATTAAGAAAGCCAGTGCATATATCAAATGAGCAGCACACTGTTTAACTCATAGAATTactttgttttaaataaaaacaaagaaagttaATACCTTAGAAGTGGATGAAATCAAGCCAATCATTCCAGGCATGGGCCTCATATGTACGCCACGGTCATTGTCAATAACCTTTATGGAATAGGAGGAAGAGGGAAACATTAGAATCCTTTACAACAAGAACTGTCCAGGAAAAAACAAATGGATAGCCAAATACCCTACCTGTATTTGTCTATTCTTTATCATGGACTTGCTCGTTCTTTCACGGCACAATCTGCCGTACTCTTCAAGGTTTTCACCATGGGGCTTCATGTCAAACTTATGCTCTACCTTTCCTTCTATTGCAACCTTACCTACAAATGCCATAGTTATCAACCAATTAAAAAGAGCCGAAAGTTGCATCATAGAAGTGAAAAATGGAACCCATATTAAGCACCTAATTTAAATACCAATGGTCGTGTACAACTTCCATCAACATactaacaaaagagaaaaaaaaaaaaaaaaaaatgctgcaaAAATTCCCAACCTGCAAGATATTTATTAAATTCCACACTGCTGTTATCCCCAAAATCATTTTAACACAGCATGTGATCACCACAACAGCCatgtgtacaaaaataaaaataaagaaattagtATTTATTGATCCACTAAATGAATCACACAAAGCTAAATACTTCCAGGAAACCTGAATTATAATCCTCACCTTGATTTGCCTCAGAAAGGACACACATAGGAACGAAATCTTTGAACATATTCAAAGAATAACTTTTAGGAATCTTCCCTGCGTCAGTGCCAGTCATCTCCATCGTGAACTGGTTACCAATTCCAAAGATGTCAGGAAGTTTACCTTCAAATGGATGAAAAGATGTATCTATCTTAAAAGCAAACATTCCACCAAACATATTCTAAACTCAGTACTTATGATCCCTGCTCACAAATATCATAATCTAGCACCAACCGGCAGGGGAAAAAACACGATAATTCAATGAACTACCAGTTAAATAAATGAAGGAAACCAGAGCACAAATAGCAATCTCCGATTGAAGTACGAAGTGGGAGAATTCGATGCTAGTAAACAAAATTAGCTAATCAAAGCAACATACGGACAATGAATCAGCTACAAGAAGCTAATAACCCTAAACCGAGCTCCAAAGTTCAATAAACTATAAACAAATCGATTGAATTCCCCAAAAACAAGCTCAAGAATTTAGTAGAACGGTTTTGGAGTGGATCAAGAGGAATctaaaagaaaagatgaaagagTTGGGACCTGGAGGGAAGAGGAGTCGTCGGGGTGAAGAGGATCGAGGGAGAGGACGACCTTGGCGACGGGGTGAGGATCGGAGTGGGGATGGCTCTGCCAGGACTTGGCCACCGCCACCGGACACTTCATCAGCCACACCGATCTCTCGGCCTTCGCCGTCTCCAAGTTACTAGTACTGCTAACATGGCTGTTGCCGTGCTCTTCCTCCATCTTTCTCTCAGACTCTCTCGCTTCTCGCCTCTATGGGGGGGATCACTGTGGGGCTTggtttcttttactttctttgttttcttcccaATGAAGGTGGTGTCTCATGTCTGTCGGGAACATTTAGGGCTGGACCAGACCGGTCCGGACGAACCGGGGTCAATAAGTGGAAGCGCACGCGAAAGCGCTTTAAACCCACTCACACGCGAGTTAATATACGCGCTGATTCCGTAAATCCTGCACACGACATGAGCAAACCCTTGTGTTTTGCCGACCAGAATATTCTCTTCGCTGATCTTATAATTTACAACGCCGTGAATTTTAGCGCTCAATAATAGTAGGATGGCcgctttaattaaatattccagTAATATTCGCCgcattttcattcttttgtgcTCATAATTATCGACCCCTCGTGTTTGAGGTGGAAGATACAATGACTTAAAAGTTTAGCAAAGtaattacaaataaattaaataggTTAAAATTTATTGAAGAGTCAACATAATCTATTTATTAAACTGTTAtcggtttaattaaataagatgTATTAGGGTTAAAGGGTTTGATATGATTTATTAAATACGTCGTATTCATATTAATCCGTACAATAATATACTCATAACTCGACAAGACATGAACCCGACTTATAAATccaaatgagaaatgttaatcattccaaatttttgttttaaaagttgattctcaaataatgtgtcatcATATATCCCATGAGTTTGTGATGCACTTCCCAAAATAAGAGAAGTTCTATatatcccaattttttttcttcaaaaagttaattctcaaatgatgtgtcactatctcatgaaatttattattttggaaaatgtcaTGGGATTGTGATATAGCATTTGGAAACCAaattttagaacaaaaatttaGGATCTTTAGCACTTctgccaaaaaaatatatttcataaaatGGTAACACATTATTCTGAAACTaacttttgagaagaaaaaaaaatgggatatGTAGCACTTCTCAACCTAAATTGCCACCTTGATGATTGCAGCTTAAGTACATTATTTTTGAATGGAAAggaattctaaatttttttgaattaggACCATCTCATTTGAACttgataatattcagttagttatatttgaatgatatttttgtctcattaacaagtgaaaagacaaaaagacaCCTCttatataactaactagatattattaATACCCAATTCAAATTAACCGAAGATgattagagtaatgctacaagctCTCTAGTATCATGTTTAGCATTAGAGTTGGGTTTTAACTTTCTGTTCGGCTTCCAACCTTCTTCTATGAATAAATGGTTGGTTGGGTGTTTGTGGTTAGTTCTGTTAAGCCCATAGGGCTAcccatttttccaaaaaaaatataaagcccATTGGACTATTTTGTTTGTTGTATTCTTTGTGTCTTCTTCTTAATAAATTTCTTAttcattcaataaaaaaaaatccaaatgctCAACGGGCCCATCGAGTGTGTCAAAattatttcttcaaatttttaatagaCCCAGTTATCCCTTGGGACCGAAATGTTTCAATTACcaacaataaaaatttgtatGGAAATCCAAAGATGGGCCGCCCTTAACAAATGAAACAAGGAGAGGCCGCGGGAACGACAAGGAGGGAACCTCCACAGGCTGACAGGCACTATAAAAAGCCCAAGCTCAGGCTTTCATGGTGGGTCAGGTGTTTAGTTTTCTTcctttatttattgtttttttggtaagagtttttcttctttttggttacGTATTACATTTGAACTTCTCATAAAGATGACATTTATGTTTTTGTCACTTTGTGATTTAATGAGAATCACAGGTGTGGGTCGAATGAAACCAAGTTGATGATATGAAGATAACAGGAGCAATTGGGATGAAAATGACAAGACAAATAATTTGTATgcatacattaaaaaaaaagaaaaaagtcattTAATCATTATTACATTTCTATTTAAATCATATTTGTAACAAAATATCGTCACCCATAAGTTTATGCGTGAGCTTCAATCATCATAACTCCATATAac encodes the following:
- the LOC132189683 gene encoding transcription initiation factor IIF subunit beta, encoding MEEEHGNSHVSSTSNLETAKAERSVWLMKCPVAVAKSWQSHPHSDPHPVAKVVLSLDPLHPDDSSSLQFTMEMTGTDAGKIPKSYSLNMFKDFVPMCVLSEANQGKVAIEGKVEHKFDMKPHGENLEEYGRLCRERTSKSMIKNRQIQVIDNDRGVHMRPMPGMIGLISSTSKDKKKTAPVKQSDMKRTRRDRGELEDIMFKLFERQPNWALKQLVQETDQPAQFLKEILNELCVYNKRGTNQGTYELKPEYKKAAEDTNAE